In Festucalex cinctus isolate MCC-2025b chromosome 5, RoL_Fcin_1.0, whole genome shotgun sequence, a single genomic region encodes these proteins:
- the LOC144019414 gene encoding uncharacterized protein LOC144019414: MAAPTGYGPSSRYGKDFGSRWNRLCFDGDEKNYELWETKFLAHLRLLDLKNTILSEPPDADMDDADEDTSKNEEAYAVLIQLLDDKSLSLVMRDAADDGRKALQILRDHYAGKGKPRVISLYTELTSLQKGVNESVTDYIIRTETAITALRNAGETLSDSLLTAMVLKGLPDTFKPFSVHVTQSDEKITFAEFKTKLRSYESTEKFGASSSGEDSVMKVKGRDNWAAKITCFKCGQKGHKAAECASTGERREKRQWCSLCKNATHKDAQCRRRKRDEAKQAVDEEDHTFAFKVHEPVSTVNAKGLMVDSGATKHIITDIEKFEEFDPSFKPQRHILELADGARTSGIALKKGTAKVRIRNSEGRDVNVNLMEALYVPSFSQDVFSVTAATGQGATVIFKEGQNRLIHKDGMDNGFVYTPVTIFEDNQGAIALSKNPVCRQRCKHIDIKYHFVRAILGDGKIIICYCPTDGMVADIFTKPVTKVRMDAFVIFLFGI; the protein is encoded by the exons ATGGCTGCGCCAACAGGTTATGGGCCCAGTAGTAGATACGGGAAAGATTTTGGAAGCCGATGGAATCGTTTATGTTTTGACGGAGATGAAAAGAATTATGAACTGTGGGAAACAAAGTTCCTGGCACATTTGCGTCTGCTCGATCTCAAGAACACGATCTTGAGTGAACCTCCCGATGCAGACATGGATGATGCAGATGAAGACACCAGTAAAAATGAAGAGGCGTACGCAGTTCTAATTCAGCTGTTGGACGACAAAAGTTTGTCACTTGTGATGAGGGACGCCGCGGATGATGGCAGGAAAGCGCTGCAGATCCTGCGCGACCATTACGCAGGTAAAGGAAAGCCGCGCGTAATTAGTTTGTACACTGAACTGACATCTCTTCAAAAAGGTGTGAACGAAAGTGTCACGGACTACATTATTCGCACAGAGACTGCCATTACAGCGTTGCGTAACGCAGGAGAGACACTGAGTGACAGCTTGCTGACCGCAATGGTTTTAAAGGGCCTGCCTGACACGTTTAAACCGTTCTCTGTTCATGTTACGCAGAGTGACGAAAAGATAACCTTCGccgaatttaaaacaaaattgagaAGCTATGAAAGCACCGAGAAGTTTGGAGCTTCGAGCTCAGGCGAGGATAGCGTGATGAAGGTTAAAGGAAGAGACAATTGGGCCGCAAAGATCACCTGCTTTAAATGTGGACAAAAAGGCCACAAAGCCGCGGAGTGCGCATCGACTGGAGAGCGTAGAGAGAAAAGACAATGGTGCAGTCTCTGCAAGAATGCTACGCATAAGGACGCACAATGTCGGCGGAGAAAGCGGGATGAAGCGAAGCAAGCGGTGGACGAGGAGGACCACACGTTCGCATTTAAGGTGCACGAGCCTGTCAGCACAGTGAATGCGAAGGGCCTCATGGTCGACTCAGGAGCGACGAAGCACATCATCACCGACATCGAAAAATTTGAGGAGTTTGATCCAAGCTTCAAACCTCAGCGCCACATTCTTGAGTTGGCTGACGGAGCGCGGACAAGCGGGATTGCGCTGAAGAAAGGTACGGCCAAAGTGCGCATAAGGAACAGCGAAGGCCGCGATGTCAACGTGAACTTGATGGAGGCGCTCTACGTCCCGTCATTTTCCCAAGACGTTTTTTCGGTCACAGCGGCAACGGGGCAGGGAGCCACAGTCATCTTTAAGGAGGGACAAAATAGACTCATCCATAAAGAtg gaatggacaatggaTTTGTGTATACACCTGTCACGATTTTTGAAGACAATCAAGGTGCTATTGCTCTTTCAAAGAACCCAGTATGTCGTCAACGGTGCAAGCACATTGACATTAAATATCATTTTGTCAGAGCTATACTTGGTGatgggaaaataataatttgttactGTCCTACAGATGGAATGGTGGCAGATATTTTTACTAAACCTGTTACTAAAGTGAGAATGGATGCATTTGTAATTTTTCTATTTGGTATTTAA